A part of Streptomyces sp. NBC_01235 genomic DNA contains:
- a CDS encoding GH39 family glycosyl hydrolase: MISVPVEPMGRLSDAWRLCVGTGRLELALRRDYQDSLALLQREIGFRYIRGHGLLSDGMGVYRPYDHEGTRRVHHSFSYVDQVVDAYLAAGIRPFLELGFMPAELASGTQSVFWWRGNVTPPRSHREWADLVRATLTHLVDRYGLDEVRTWPIEVWNEPNLSDFWQDADEKAYHRLYEVTARTVKEVDAGLQVGGPAISPGADDWLERFAEFAEHRDVPVDFVSKHAYTSGPAQHVPFGVHQTLAPASGLLDQFATPRELLKDTRLFELPVHITEFNSSYRPDNPIHDTAFHAAYLAPVLAHGGDLADSFSYWTFSDMFEETGVPTALFHGGFGLLTHRQVRKPTYHLYAFMARMGSDLLARGDDHLVTRHPDGRVTVLAWAPVDPTGETPGPDRHVLRLSLPVAAREVFVRRSTVDEEHGNAYTAWRHMGSPRSPKPGQLDVLHEAAEPARSHRRLPASKGRAELDLTLTRHEVTLVELTPVADETPPWWDERRLLGGAAS; this comes from the coding sequence GTGATCAGCGTCCCCGTCGAGCCGATGGGCCGGCTCTCCGACGCCTGGCGGCTCTGCGTCGGCACCGGCCGCCTCGAACTCGCCCTGCGCCGCGACTACCAGGACTCCCTCGCACTGCTTCAGCGCGAAATCGGTTTCCGATACATCCGCGGCCATGGCCTGCTCAGTGACGGCATGGGGGTGTACCGCCCGTACGACCACGAGGGCACCCGCCGCGTCCACCACTCCTTCAGCTACGTCGACCAGGTCGTCGACGCATATCTGGCAGCCGGCATCCGCCCCTTCCTCGAACTCGGCTTCATGCCCGCGGAGTTGGCATCGGGAACGCAGAGCGTCTTCTGGTGGCGCGGCAACGTCACCCCGCCCCGATCCCACCGTGAGTGGGCCGACCTGGTCCGCGCCACCCTGACCCACCTCGTCGACCGCTACGGCCTCGACGAGGTCCGCACCTGGCCGATCGAGGTGTGGAACGAGCCCAACCTGTCCGACTTCTGGCAGGACGCCGACGAAAAGGCGTACCACCGGTTGTACGAGGTCACCGCGCGCACCGTGAAGGAGGTGGACGCCGGTCTCCAGGTCGGGGGCCCGGCGATCTCACCTGGCGCCGACGACTGGCTGGAGAGGTTCGCGGAGTTCGCGGAACACCGGGACGTGCCCGTCGACTTCGTGTCGAAGCACGCCTACACCTCCGGCCCCGCGCAGCACGTACCGTTCGGCGTCCACCAGACTCTGGCCCCGGCATCCGGCCTGCTCGACCAGTTCGCCACACCCCGCGAACTTCTCAAAGACACCCGGCTGTTCGAACTCCCGGTCCATATAACGGAGTTCAATTCCTCCTACCGTCCGGACAACCCGATCCACGACACCGCCTTCCATGCCGCATACCTGGCCCCCGTCCTCGCGCACGGCGGCGACCTCGCCGACTCCTTCTCGTACTGGACGTTCAGCGACATGTTCGAGGAAACCGGTGTCCCCACGGCCCTCTTCCACGGTGGCTTCGGGCTGCTCACCCACCGGCAGGTCAGGAAACCGACATACCATCTGTACGCGTTCATGGCCCGGATGGGGTCCGACCTGCTGGCGCGCGGCGACGACCATCTCGTCACCCGCCACCCCGACGGCCGGGTCACCGTTCTGGCCTGGGCGCCCGTCGACCCGACCGGCGAGACCCCCGGCCCCGACCGGCACGTGCTGCGCCTGTCCCTCCCGGTCGCGGCCCGAGAGGTCTTCGTCCGCCGGTCCACCGTCGACGAGGAGCACGGAAACGCGTACACCGCCTGGCGGCACATGGGCAGCCCGCGCTCGCCGAAGCCCGGGCAGCTGGACGTCCTGCACGAGGCCGCCGAGCCCGCCCGCAGCCACCGGCGGCTGCCCGCTTCCAAGGGGCGCGCCGAGTTGGACCTCACCCTGACCCGTCACGAGGTCACTCTCGTCGAGCTCACCCCGGTCGCCGACGAGACCCCGCCCTGGTGGGACGAACGACGGCTGCTCGGCGGGGCGGCGTCATGA
- a CDS encoding beta-galactosidase, with the protein MTAPDTGNDGRLPSTDKIPYGGDYNPEQWPQQVWDEDHRLFTQAGIDTLTVGVFSWSLTQPAEDVHDFTILDRILDRAAAEGRQVCLATGTAALPPWLAKRHPEVNRTDFEGRRHRYGQRHNFCPSSPAYRRLATTLAGRLAERYAGHPALLAWHINNEYGGACYCDLCAGAFRGWLRERHGTLDTLNDAWWTTFWSHHYTDWDEIEPPSALTEHWRGPDHTAFQGITLDYQRFMTDALLGCFTAEKEAIRAHDPDTPVTTNLMGAYRPLDYHRWAPHLDFASWDNYPPLDAPPTRPALAHDLMRGLKGGAPFWLMEQTPSTTACRDVNPLRRPGELRLATWQAIAHGADAALYFQMRASRGACEKYHGAVIGHAGRDDTRVFGEVASIGRELTELGAVTLGSRTPARTALLFDWDSWWALEISDGPSRPVRYTDVVHAYYRAAREAGADVDVVAVTADLTPYDVVIAPVLHLVKGDLAERLEAVARRGGTVLATFLTARADEHDRAFLADVPGPLAPLMGIRVDEWDARPKDVVQPIHMGEFTTGARLVFELVQLRGAEPVATYGADFYAGIPAVTRNDFGTGEAWYVATALDQPGVDHVVGRVLARHDLIGPYADHRTVETATRVAPDGTRLLFLLNHEVEPAHLTAHTPATDLLTGKRFDQGEALTLDPLGVAVLRFQ; encoded by the coding sequence ATGACTGCCCCCGACACCGGAAACGACGGCCGGCTCCCGAGCACCGACAAGATCCCGTACGGCGGCGACTACAACCCCGAGCAGTGGCCGCAGCAGGTCTGGGACGAGGACCACCGCCTGTTCACCCAGGCCGGCATCGACACCCTCACCGTCGGCGTCTTCAGCTGGTCACTCACCCAACCGGCCGAGGATGTGCACGACTTCACGATCCTCGACCGCATCCTCGACCGCGCCGCCGCCGAGGGCCGCCAGGTCTGCCTCGCCACCGGAACCGCCGCCCTCCCGCCCTGGCTCGCGAAGAGGCACCCCGAGGTGAACCGGACCGACTTCGAGGGCCGACGGCACCGATACGGCCAACGGCACAACTTCTGCCCCAGCTCGCCCGCGTACCGCCGACTGGCCACCACCCTGGCCGGACGCCTCGCCGAACGGTACGCCGGACACCCGGCGTTGCTGGCCTGGCACATCAACAACGAGTACGGCGGAGCCTGTTACTGCGACCTGTGTGCCGGAGCCTTCCGCGGCTGGCTGCGCGAACGGCACGGCACACTCGACACTCTCAACGACGCCTGGTGGACCACCTTCTGGTCGCATCACTACACCGACTGGGACGAGATCGAGCCGCCCAGCGCCCTCACCGAGCACTGGCGCGGCCCCGACCACACCGCCTTCCAGGGCATCACCCTCGACTACCAGCGCTTCATGACCGACGCCCTGCTCGGCTGTTTCACCGCGGAGAAGGAGGCCATCCGCGCCCACGACCCGGACACGCCCGTCACCACCAACCTCATGGGTGCCTACCGCCCGCTCGACTACCACCGCTGGGCGCCCCACCTCGACTTCGCCTCCTGGGACAACTACCCGCCCCTCGACGCCCCGCCCACCCGTCCGGCCCTCGCCCACGACCTGATGCGCGGCCTCAAGGGCGGCGCCCCCTTCTGGCTGATGGAGCAGACCCCGTCCACCACCGCCTGCCGCGACGTCAACCCGCTGCGCCGTCCCGGCGAACTCCGCCTCGCCACCTGGCAGGCCATCGCCCACGGCGCGGACGCCGCCCTCTACTTCCAGATGCGTGCCTCACGAGGAGCCTGCGAGAAGTACCACGGCGCGGTCATCGGCCACGCGGGTCGCGACGACACCCGGGTATTTGGTGAAGTCGCCTCCATCGGACGTGAGCTGACCGAACTCGGAGCGGTCACGCTCGGTTCCCGGACCCCCGCCCGGACCGCCCTCCTCTTCGACTGGGACAGCTGGTGGGCCCTGGAGATCTCCGACGGCCCCTCCCGACCGGTCCGCTACACAGACGTCGTACACGCCTACTACCGGGCCGCTCGCGAGGCCGGGGCCGACGTGGACGTCGTGGCGGTGACCGCCGACCTGACGCCGTACGACGTGGTCATCGCGCCGGTGCTCCACCTCGTCAAGGGAGATCTGGCCGAGCGCCTGGAGGCCGTGGCCCGGCGCGGCGGCACCGTCCTCGCCACCTTCCTCACAGCCCGCGCGGACGAACACGACCGCGCCTTCCTCGCCGACGTCCCCGGCCCACTGGCCCCCCTCATGGGCATCCGCGTCGACGAGTGGGACGCACGTCCAAAGGACGTCGTACAGCCCATACACATGGGGGAGTTCACGACCGGGGCCCGTCTCGTCTTCGAGCTCGTCCAGCTGCGCGGCGCCGAACCGGTCGCCACCTACGGCGCCGACTTCTACGCGGGCATCCCGGCCGTGACCCGCAACGACTTCGGCACGGGAGAGGCCTGGTACGTGGCGACCGCCCTCGACCAGCCGGGCGTCGACCACGTCGTGGGCCGTGTCCTCGCCCGCCACGACCTGATCGGCCCCTACGCCGACCACCGCACCGTCGAGACCGCGACCCGGGTCGCCCCCGACGGCACGCGCCTGCTCTTCCTGCTCAACCACGAGGTGGAACCGGCTCACCTGACCGCCCACACCCCCGCCACCGACCTCCTCACCGGCAAACGGTTCGATCAGGGCGAGGCCCTGACCCTGGACCCGCTGGGCGTGGCGGTCCTTCGGTTCCAGTAG